GACGCAACGCCTCGTCGTCGAGCATGGCGCGGGCGTTCTTGAGCACCGCCGGCGCGTGCTGGACGGGGAATTTGACGGCGCCGTTCTCGTCCATGTGGATCAGCTCGCCCGGCGCCACGTCCATGCCGCCGACCGAGACCGGCACGTTGACGGCCTGCACCGCCATCTCGCCATGGCCCGCCGTGACACCGCCGAGCAGCATCTGGAAGTCCAGCCGGCGGATGGCGTCGACGTCGCGCGACGGGCCGTTCGACAGCATGCCGACGCAGCCCACCGCCTGCATCGAGGTCACCATGATCTCGCCCGCGAGACCCGCCTTGGCCATCAGCTCGGGCGGCCATTTCTGCTGGATCACGAGGATCGTCGGCTTGCGCATGGCGTCGAGCGCGTCGATCACGTCCATGAACGTCAGCCGGCCCTGGTAGTTGGGATCCGGCAGGCCGTAGACGCAGGTCACGGCGTAGCCGATGCGCGGTCCCATCTCGGGATAGACGCAGCGGATCGAGGTGTCGGTGTACCAGTTCTCGGTCCACGGGTTGTAGAGCCCGAGGCAGAGCGGGTTCTTCGGATAGGTCGCGACCACGTTGGTGATGGTCGGGGTGTCGATCTTGCGGAGTTCCGCGAAAAGCGTGTCGTCGGTCATCGGCGTTCCGTCTCCCGCGCGCCCCTCGCGCGCCCGGCCCGACCCTAGCCGGTGGCGCGGCGGCGGGCCAGCGCGGCTCGCGACGGCGAGGTGTTGTTCCGGCGCGGGTGTTCCCCCGCGCGGCGCGCTCGGCTAGAACCGGTGCGCGGGCCGGCGGGGCGCAATCCGCCGGCCGAGGGAGAGACACCATGGCGGGCACGCGCGGCGGCGACGATTCGAAACTCAGCGAGATGAGCGATCTGGACGCCGACTCGCTGCGGATGCACGCCTCGGGACGGCCGGGCAAGCTCGAGATCGTCCCCAGCAAGCCGCTGGTCACCCAGCGCGACCTGTCGCTGGCCTATTCGCCCGGCGTCGCCGCGCCCTGCCTCGAGATCCAGCGCGACCCGTCGACCGCCTACGACTACACCTCGAAGGGCAACATCGTCGCCATCATCTCCAATGGCACGGCCGTGCTCGGCCTCGGCGACCTCGGGGCGCTGGCCAGCAAGCCGGTGATGGAGGGCAAGGCGGTCCTGTTCAAACGCTTCGCCGACGTCGACGGCATCGACCTCGAGGTCGACACCAAGGACGCCGACGCCTTCATCAACTGCGTCAAGCTGCTGGGCCCGAGCTTCGGCGGCATCAACCTCGAGGATATCAAGGCGCCGGAGTGCTTCATCATCGAGCAGCGCCTGCGCGAGCTGATGGACATCCCGGTCTTCCACGACGACCAGCACGGCACCGCCATCGTCTCGGCCGCCGGCCTGATCAACGCGCTGCACCTGACCGGCCGCGACCTCAAGGACGTGAAGATGGTGGTCAACGGCGCCGGCGCCGCCTCGATCGCCTGCATCGAGCTGGTCAAGGCGATGGGGCTGCCGCACGAGAACGCCATCCTGTGCGACACCAAGGGCGTCATCTACCAGGGCCGCCTCGAGGGCATGAACCAGTGGAAGTCGGCCCACGCGGTGCGCACCAAGGCGCGCACGCTGGAGGAGGCGATGAAGGGCGCCGACGTTTTCTTCGGCCTCTCGGCCAAGGGCGCCGTCACCGCCGACATGGTGCGCTCGATGGCGGCCAAGCCGATCATCTTCGCGATGGCCAACCCCGATCCCGAGATCACGCCGGAGGAGGTCAAGGCCACGCGCGGCGACGCCATCATCGCCACCGGCCGCAGCGACTACGCCAACCAGATCAACAACGTGCTGGGCTTCCCCTACATCTTCCGCGGCGCGCTCGACGTGCGCGCGCACCATCAACGAGCAGATGAAGATCGCCGCCGCCGAGGCGCTGGCCAAGCTGGCGCGCGAGGACGTGCCCGACGAGGTCGACCGCGCGTACTCCGGCCGCCGGCTGCGCTACGGGCCGGAGTACATCGTGCCGGTTCCGTTCGACCCGCGGCTGATCGTCGAGGTGTCGTCGGCGGTGGCCCAGGCGGCGATGGATTCCGGCGTCGCGCAGCGCCCGATCATCGACATGGCGGAGTACCACCGCCAGCTCTCGGGCCGGCTCGATCCGACCACCGGCTGGCTGCAGAGCCTGTTCGACGAGGTCATCGCCCATCCGCGGCGGATCGTGTTCGCCGAGGGCGAGGAGGAGCGCACCATCCGCGCCGCCATCGCGTTCCGCGACGCCGGCTACGGCACGCCGATCCTGATCGGCCGCGACGAGCTGGTGCAGGAGACGATGGCGTCGCTCGGCGTCACCGACACCTCGGGCCTCGAGATCCACAACGCCCGGCGCTCGACCAAGAACCAGCAGTACACCGACATGGTCTACGAGCGCCTGCAGCGGCAGGGCTTCCTGCGCCGCGACGTCCAGCGCATGGTCAACCAGGGCCGCAACGTGTTCGGCGCCTGCATGGTCGCGGCCGGCGACGCCGACGGCATGGTGACGGGCATCACGCGCCGCTTCCCGGAGTGCTACGCCGACGTCACCTGCGTGGTCGACGCCGAGCCGGACAAGGTGCCGATCGGCTACTCGATCGTGGTGTCGCGCGGCGGCACGGTGTTCCTCGCCGACACCTCGGTCAACGAGACCCCGACCTCGGCGCAGCTCGCGACGATCGCGCGCCAGATGGCGGCCAACGCCCGCAAGATGGGCCACGAGCCGCGCGTGGCGTTCCTGTCGTTCTCCAATTTCGGGTCGCGCGAGATCGACCGCACGGCGCGCATCCGCGAGGCCATCCACATCCTCGAGGGCCAGGCCGTCGATTTCGAGTTCGAGGGCGAGATGCAGGCCGACGTGGCGCTCGACTACGGGCTGATGAAGGGCACCTATCCGTTCAGCCGCCTGACCGGGCCGGCCAACATCCTGATCATGCCCGGCCTGCACTCGGCCCACATCTCCTCGCGCCTGATGCAGCGGCTGGGCGGCGTCACCGTGATCGGGCCGGTGATCGACGGGCTGCGCAAGCCGGTGCAGATCGTGCAGATGAGCGCCACGTCGAGCGATCTCGTCAGCCACGCGGCGCTGGCCGCGTACCATTCGCTGGGGCGCTGACGCGGGCCGGCGCCGGAAACCGGGAGCGGCGACACGCCGGCGTCGTGATCGCCCGGCATGGTGGGGTCCATGGCCGAACCGTCCTCGCTGCCGCTGCGCCGCCACCTCGTCGCCAACGCGATCGCGATCGCGCCGGCGATGGGCGCGCTCGTGGTCCTGGTCTGGACCGGCGCGCTGGCGCCGCGCCCGGCCATCATCGCCGGCGCGGCCATCGCCTTCGTCACCGCCGTCGTCGTGCGCCGCTACCTCCAGTCGTTCGTGCGTTTCGCGCGCTTCGTGGACGCGCTGGCCCGCGGCGACGCGCCGGATACACCGCGCTTCACGTTGTCGCCGGCGGCCGACGAGCTGGCGCGCGGCGTCGTCAGCCTCGACGCGATGTGGACCCGCCAGCGCGGCGCCATGGAATCGCTGTCGGCCTCGGCCCAGGCGATCATCGACGGCCTGCCCGATCCGCTGATCGGGGTCGACGGCCAGCGCCGCGTGGTGCGCGTCAACCGCGCCGCCGCCGACGTGCTGGGGCCGGTCGCGATCGACCGCGATCTGGCGGCGACCCTGCGCCAGCCGGCGCTGCTGGCGGCGGTCGACGCCGCGCGGACGGGATTGCCGGTCGACGGCGCGGTCGAGTTCGAGCTGCCGGGCCCGCCGGAGCGGTCGGTCGCCGCCCATGTCGCCCGGTTGGCGCGGCCGACGGCCGACGGCTCGCTGGTGCTCGTCGTGCTGCACGACATCACGGCGCTGCGCCGCGCCGAGCGCATGCGCGCGGATTTCGTCGCCAACGCCAGCCACGAGCTGCGCACACCGCTGGCCAGCCTGACGGGATTCATCGAGACGCTGCAGGGGCCGGCGCGCGGCGACGCCGACGCCCACGAGCGCTTCCTCGCCATCATGGCCGAGCAGGCAGGGCGCATGCGGCGGCTGGTCGAGGATCTGCTGTCGCTGTCGCGCATCGAGCAGCGCGAGCACCAGCCGCCGACCGGCCGGGTCGAGATCGGCCCGCTGCTGCGCGGGCTGGCGACGGCGCTGGAGATGCGCGCGACGGGCCGAGGTGTGGCCTTGGCGGTCGAGGTGGCCGACGATCTGCCCGCCGTCCCCGGAGACCGCGACGAATTGGCGATGGCGATCCAGAACTTGATCGACAACGCGGTCAAGTACGCCCGCGCCGGTACGACGGTGCGGATCGAGGCGCGACCGGCGGCCGGCGGTACACTGGCCGTGTCGGTGCGCGACGAAGGCGAGGGCATCGCGCCGGAGCACCTGTCGCGGTTGACGGAGCGGTTCTACCGGGTCGACTCGGCGCGGTCGCGCGAGATGGGCGGCACCGGTCTCGGCCTGGCGATCGTCAAACACATCGTCAGCAGGCACCGCGGCGCCTTGACGGTGGCGAGCGAGCCGGGTGAGGGCTCGGTTTTTACCATCACGCTGCCGATGACGCCATCCACCGGGCGCGCCGCGATCGTAACCTAATCGTAACTTTTCCGTCATAGACGAGTCTCGGCTGGAACCTACGAGTCGCGCCGCCGGCGGTCCCGAGGCCGCCGTCCGATCCCGAGCGGATCGCGATTTCCCTGGAGGTGACCATGTTGCTGACAAGACTCGTTTCCATCGCCGCGCTGGCGACGGCGGGGTCGGGCGCGGCGTTCGCGCAGACCACCATCAAGATCGACGGGTCGAGCACCGTCTTCCCGATCACCGAGGCAGTCGCCGAGGAGTTCCAGAAGAGCCAGAAAGGCAAGGTCCGGGTGACCGTCGGCATCTCCGGCACCGGCGGCGGCTTCAAGAAGTTCTGCCGCGGCGAGATCGACATCGCCGACGCCTCGCGCCCGATCCTGAAGTCCGAGATGGACGATTGCGGCAAGGCGGGGATCACCTACGTCGAGGTGCCGGTCGCGTTCGACGCGCTGACCGTCGCGGTCAACCCGAAGAACACCTGGGCGACCACGATCACCATGGCCGAGCTCAAGAAGATGTGGGAGCCGGCGGCCAAGGGCGTCGTGATGAAGTGGAAGGACGTCCGGGCGGACTGGCCGGACACGCCGCTGACGCTGTTCGGCGCCGGCGCCGACTCGGGCACGTTCGACTACTTCACCGAGGCGGTCACCGGCAAGGCGAAGTCGAGCCGGTCGGACTTCACCGCGTCCGAGGACGACAACGTCCTCGTGCAGGGCATCGAGAACGACCGCAACGCGCTGGGCTTCATCCCCTACGCCTACTACCAGCCGCACGCGACCAAGATGAAGGCGCTGGCGATCGACGAGGGCAAGGGCAAGGGCGGCGTGCTGCCGTCCGAGAAGACCGTGGTCGACGGCACCTACAGCCCGATGTCGCGCCCGCTGTTCCTCTACATCAACGTCAAGGCGCTCGGCCGCCCCGAGATGAAGGCGTTCCTCGATTTCTACCTGAAGTCGCAGAAGCTGATCACCGAGGTCAAGTACGTGCCGCTGCCCGAGCAGGCCTACGTCATCGCCCGCGAGCGCGTCGCCAAGGCGACGGCCGGAACCGCGTTCGGCGGCCATCCCGAAGTGGGTCTGCCGATCCTCGATCTGCTGAAGCGCGAACCCAAGAGCTGAACCGCGAGGGCGGCGGGGCGGGCACGCTCCGCCGCCACCCCCGTCCAGGACACGAGCGGCAAGAGGGCCCGATGACCGATGCCACGATGGCCACCGCGACGCGGCTCAACTCGCCGGCGGCGGCGGCGCGCAGACGGCGCCAGCGCGCGCGCGAGCGCGTGATCGAGGGCCTCCTGCTCGCCTGCGCCGCGGTCTCGGTCGTGACGACCGTGGCGATCGTCGGGGTCCTGCTGTTCGAATCGGTCCTGTTCTTCTCGCACGTCTCGATCGTCGAGTTCCTCACCAGCCGGACTTGGACGCCGCTGTTCGCCGACGCGCAGTACGGGATCCTGCCGCTGGTGCTGGGGACGCTGCTGTCGTCCACCGTCGCGCTGGTGGTCGCGCTGCCGCTGGGCCTCGTGATCGCGATCTACCTCAGCGAGTTCGCCGACGAGCGCGTGCGCGAGACGCTGAAGCCGTTCCTCGAGCTGCTGTCCGGCATCCCCACCGTGGTCTACGGCTACTTCGCGCTGCTGTTCATCACGCCGCTGCTGCAGAAGACGATCCTGCCGAACCTGCCGGGCTTCAACGTGCTGGGCGCCGGCATCGTGATGGGCATCATGATCATCCCCTACATCAGCTCGCTGAGCGAGGACGCGATGCGCGCGGTCCCCAACAGCCTGCGCGAGGGGTCGCTGGCGATGGGCGCGACGCGGCTGCAGACCTCGCTCAAGGTGGTCGTGCCGGCGGCCTTCTCCGGCCTCGCCGCCGCCGGCGTGCTGGCGATCTCGCGCGCCGTCGGCGAGACGATGATCGTCGCCATCGCCGCCGGCCAGCAGCCC
The genomic region above belongs to Rhodospirillales bacterium and contains:
- a CDS encoding RraA family protein, whose product is MTDDTLFAELRKIDTPTITNVVATYPKNPLCLGLYNPWTENWYTDTSIRCVYPEMGPRIGYAVTCVYGLPDPNYQGRLTFMDVIDALDAMRKPTILVIQQKWPPELMAKAGLAGEIMVTSMQAVGCVGMLSNGPSRDVDAIRRLDFQMLLGGVTAGHGEMAVQAVNVPVSVGGMDVAPGELIHMDENGAVKFPVQHAPAVLKNARAMLDDEALRLAALRKARTAAEVRAASSGGAYAAKKP
- a CDS encoding PAS domain-containing protein, giving the protein MAEPSSLPLRRHLVANAIAIAPAMGALVVLVWTGALAPRPAIIAGAAIAFVTAVVVRRYLQSFVRFARFVDALARGDAPDTPRFTLSPAADELARGVVSLDAMWTRQRGAMESLSASAQAIIDGLPDPLIGVDGQRRVVRVNRAAADVLGPVAIDRDLAATLRQPALLAAVDAARTGLPVDGAVEFELPGPPERSVAAHVARLARPTADGSLVLVVLHDITALRRAERMRADFVANASHELRTPLASLTGFIETLQGPARGDADAHERFLAIMAEQAGRMRRLVEDLLSLSRIEQREHQPPTGRVEIGPLLRGLATALEMRATGRGVALAVEVADDLPAVPGDRDELAMAIQNLIDNAVKYARAGTTVRIEARPAAGGTLAVSVRDEGEGIAPEHLSRLTERFYRVDSARSREMGGTGLGLAIVKHIVSRHRGALTVASEPGEGSVFTITLPMTPSTGRAAIVT
- a CDS encoding PstS family phosphate ABC transporter substrate-binding protein, whose translation is MLLTRLVSIAALATAGSGAAFAQTTIKIDGSSTVFPITEAVAEEFQKSQKGKVRVTVGISGTGGGFKKFCRGEIDIADASRPILKSEMDDCGKAGITYVEVPVAFDALTVAVNPKNTWATTITMAELKKMWEPAAKGVVMKWKDVRADWPDTPLTLFGAGADSGTFDYFTEAVTGKAKSSRSDFTASEDDNVLVQGIENDRNALGFIPYAYYQPHATKMKALAIDEGKGKGGVLPSEKTVVDGTYSPMSRPLFLYINVKALGRPEMKAFLDFYLKSQKLITEVKYVPLPEQAYVIARERVAKATAGTAFGGHPEVGLPILDLLKREPKS
- the pstC gene encoding phosphate ABC transporter permease subunit PstC, whose product is MATATRLNSPAAAARRRRQRARERVIEGLLLACAAVSVVTTVAIVGVLLFESVLFFSHVSIVEFLTSRTWTPLFADAQYGILPLVLGTLLSSTVALVVALPLGLVIAIYLSEFADERVRETLKPFLELLSGIPTVVYGYFALLFITPLLQKTILPNLPGFNVLGAGIVMGIMIIPYISSLSEDAMRAVPNSLREGSLAMGATRLQTSLKVVVPAAFSGLAAAGVLAISRAVGETMIVAIAAGQQPNFTFDPTQPAATITAYIAQVALGDLAHGSVAYQSIFAAGLTLMAMTLVFNLAGYALRRRFREAY